A portion of the Choristoneura fumiferana chromosome 6, NRCan_CFum_1, whole genome shotgun sequence genome contains these proteins:
- the LOC141428638 gene encoding uncharacterized protein: MRQKSTLIYVTTMGKNKRTHEEELERCYKKLKRLEKKLKGRDTSPDPKNSKENQDGEPLEETGGTSQTSQITGSDAKEIQSADENNSEVPEPETNEEKTEVIDPDVLLILGDPAEEINKFGPEINENIASRWTPILKKGLGKEEKDTITKQYQVPSNCTLLQSPKLNPEINSAISDAAKNRDKKLESTQQQLGVGLTALGRAMTLAITDYDKEKMTVIKHMNNAARILTDLHFNETRGRKLLITPTLDKNFLELVKDVGHDEYLYGKNLSENIKTLKSIENSSKTIKKPEQPRGSAYTSSGKQKQGNAYNPPRYQQRFTPSPRGAARGGFRKPLPPPRRPAASQVANQIRKDTPRASR, translated from the exons ATGCGCCAAAAAAGTACGTTGATTTACGTTACAACAATGGGAAAAAATAAGAGAACACACGAAGAAGAACTTGAAAGGTGCTATAAGAAGCTAAAAAGACTGGAGAAGAAATTAAAAGGTCGAGATACGTCACCCGATCCGAAAAACTCCAAGGAAAATCAAG ACGGAGAACCGTTAGAAGAGACGGGGGGGACATCTCAGACATCCCAAATAACTGGTTCTGACGCGAAAGAGATACAGTCGGCGGACGAGAACAACTCAGAGGTGCCGGAGCCGGAAACAAACGAGGAGAAAACCGAGGTCATTGATCCGGATGTGTTACTCATATTAGGAGATCCTGCAGAGGAAATAAACAAATTCGGCCCCGAGATAAATGAAAATATAGCAAGCCGTTGGACCCCTATATTAAAGAAAGGCTTGGGAAAGGAGGAAAAGGATACCATCACAAAGCAATACCAGGTACCAAGCAATTGCACTCTCTTACAAAGCCCTAAGCTTAACCCGGAAATTAACTCTGCCATATCTGATGCAGCTAAAAACAGAGACAAAAAGCTAGAGTCTACACAACAGCAACTGGGGGTGGGGCTGACCGCTCTAGGCAGAGCCATGACTCTAGCCATTACAGACTATGACAAAGAGAAAATGACTGTCATTAAACACATGAACAATGCGGCAAGGATCCTTACGGATctacattttaatgaaacaagAGGCCGCAAACTCCTCATAACCCCTACTTTGGATAAAAATTTCCTGGAGCTGGTAAAAGATGTGGGACATGATGAATACCTGTACGGCAAAAACTTGTCGGAGAACATAAAGACTCTCAAGTCCATTGAAAACTCCAGCAAAACCATCAAAAAACCTGAACAGCCAAGGGGCAGTGCTTACACCTCTTCTGGGAAACAAAAGCAGGGAAACGCCTACAACCCACCTCGCTACCAACAACGGTTCACTCCGTCACCCCGGGGGGCAGCACGAGGCGGGTTCAGGAAACCATTGCCGCCACCCCGTCGACCAGCAGCATCCCAAGTAGCAAACCAAATCAGGAAGGACACACCACGTGCTTCACGCTAG